The following are encoded in a window of Roseimaritima ulvae genomic DNA:
- the sbnA gene encoding 2,3-diaminopropionate biosynthesis protein SbnA — translation MIRIATNVRNRVDFPPANRSGGTGILHAIGDTPLLRMERYLDRSDVQLLIKLESANPGGSAKDRPARQMIEDALERGEIDDRTLVVESSSGNMGIGLAQVCRYYGLPFRCVVDPNAQPQNVAMMRALGAKIDVVRHPVDGDFLKARLERVKWIVEHTPQAYWPNQYANEQNPLAHQLGTVREIDEAVAGQLDYLFVATSSTGTARGCRDYLRSHGRGTQVVAVDAVGSALFGGMPGKRRIPGLGAGIEPTLARGQQFDDVQHVTDLDCVVGCRRMAMREACLVGGSAGGVLECIRRRQDQLVGKTCVALLHDSGSRYLDTVFNDAWVEHQLGCTSQQLQQRIESLPQNDAAEVVAG, via the coding sequence ATGATCCGAATCGCTACAAACGTCCGCAACCGTGTTGATTTTCCCCCGGCGAACCGCAGTGGAGGCACGGGGATTCTGCACGCCATCGGTGACACGCCGCTGTTGCGGATGGAACGCTATCTTGACCGCAGCGACGTGCAGCTATTGATCAAGTTGGAATCCGCCAACCCCGGTGGCAGTGCGAAAGATCGGCCCGCCCGGCAGATGATCGAAGACGCACTCGAGCGAGGCGAAATCGATGATCGGACGCTGGTCGTGGAATCGTCATCGGGCAACATGGGAATCGGCTTGGCGCAGGTGTGTCGCTACTATGGATTACCTTTCCGCTGCGTGGTCGATCCCAATGCGCAGCCACAAAACGTGGCCATGATGCGAGCCCTGGGGGCCAAGATTGATGTCGTCCGTCACCCCGTCGACGGCGATTTCCTAAAGGCCCGCCTGGAACGTGTGAAATGGATTGTTGAACACACACCTCAAGCCTACTGGCCCAATCAATACGCCAACGAACAAAACCCTCTGGCTCATCAACTAGGTACGGTCCGCGAAATCGATGAGGCGGTCGCAGGCCAGTTGGACTACTTGTTTGTGGCGACCAGCAGTACCGGCACCGCCCGCGGCTGCCGCGACTATTTGCGATCCCACGGACGCGGTACGCAAGTGGTTGCCGTGGATGCGGTGGGCAGCGCCCTGTTTGGCGGGATGCCTGGCAAACGCCGAATACCAGGACTGGGGGCTGGCATCGAACCGACACTTGCTCGCGGCCAACAGTTCGACGATGTCCAACACGTCACCGATCTGGATTGCGTGGTCGGTTGTCGACGCATGGCGATGCGTGAAGCCTGTTTGGTTGGGGGCTCGGCGGGCGGCGTTTTGGAATGCATTCGCCGGCGACAGGATCAGTTGGTCGGCAAAACCTGCGTGGCCCTGCTGCATGATTCGGGATCGCGCTACCTGGACACCGTCTTCAATGACGCCTGGGTCGAACACCAGTTGGGCTGTACTTCGCAGCAATTGCAGCAACGTATCGAATCGCTTCCACAAAACGATGCGGCGGAGGTGGTGGCGGGATGA
- a CDS encoding diadenylate cyclase, whose protein sequence is MTNCWRYPAVPCRLEVNQPWWDQFRFADAVDIAIVAVLLYALFIWLHDRASRSLGIATGMLVVVFFLARSLDLYLTMLAFQYGLIGLSLVFLIVFQQDIRHGFERFTSATWLNTSRTARASDQAVSVILEALKEMAESRIGALLVFPGREPLERHVRGGVMVGAELSTPLLLSIFHPKSPGHDGAVLIKDSRIHTLGLHLPLTAHVDQLGGGGTRHAAALGLADCCDALVLVVSEERGTISVAQNGRLETLQEQQLAEALQAYFGSHETKQRAPEKHPIQKLVTPLAALAAATALWFSFAYHTDTIERTFVVPIEYRNVPEQWEIEEPKPKYAEVTLSGSDPAFKLLDPTNVAVSLEIGDVNGGRVFRWNTESNLSNMVTELEIQRVVPETVTVALREKQP, encoded by the coding sequence ATGACAAATTGCTGGCGGTATCCTGCGGTCCCCTGTCGCTTGGAGGTTAACCAGCCGTGGTGGGACCAATTTCGGTTTGCCGATGCCGTCGACATCGCCATCGTCGCCGTGTTGCTGTACGCGCTGTTCATATGGCTGCATGATCGTGCTTCGCGGTCGCTGGGCATTGCCACGGGGATGTTGGTGGTGGTGTTCTTTCTAGCTCGCAGCCTCGACCTCTATCTGACGATGCTGGCCTTCCAATACGGGCTGATCGGTCTATCGCTGGTCTTTTTGATCGTGTTTCAACAGGACATCCGGCATGGATTCGAACGCTTCACGTCCGCCACCTGGCTAAACACATCCAGGACGGCACGGGCGTCGGATCAAGCCGTGAGTGTGATTCTGGAGGCTTTGAAAGAAATGGCGGAATCGCGAATCGGAGCCTTGCTCGTGTTTCCCGGCCGCGAACCGCTCGAACGCCACGTACGCGGAGGCGTGATGGTAGGTGCGGAGTTGAGCACCCCGCTGCTGCTGAGCATCTTTCATCCCAAATCGCCCGGACACGACGGGGCGGTGCTGATTAAGGACAGCCGCATCCACACGTTGGGGTTGCACCTGCCACTGACCGCTCACGTCGACCAATTGGGCGGTGGCGGCACGCGACACGCAGCCGCTCTGGGACTGGCCGACTGCTGCGATGCGTTGGTGTTGGTCGTTTCCGAAGAACGCGGAACCATTTCGGTGGCTCAAAATGGCCGCCTGGAAACTTTGCAAGAACAACAGTTGGCCGAAGCCTTACAGGCCTACTTTGGCTCTCACGAAACCAAACAACGCGCCCCTGAAAAGCATCCCATCCAAAAGCTCGTCACGCCGCTGGCCGCATTGGCCGCAGCAACCGCCCTGTGGTTCTCCTTTGCCTACCACACCGACACCATCGAACGCACGTTTGTGGTCCCCATCGAATACCGCAACGTCCCCGAACAATGGGAGATCGAGGAACCGAAACCCAAGTACGCCGAAGTCACCTTGTCGGGCTCCGATCCGGCTTTCAAACTGCTGGATCCGACCAACGTAGCCGTGTCATTGGAAATTGGCGACGTCAACGGAGGTCGAGTCTTCCGCTGGAATACCGAATCCAATCTGTCCAACATGGTCACCGAACTGGAGATTCAACGAGTGGTCCCCGAGACGGTCACGGTAGCCCTAAGAGAAAAACAACCGTAG